The window TGGGATTATCACTTGAGGACAGTGATAACTGTTGGCTCGTGAATAACTAGCACGGTTCCGTCCAGCCATAGAATTGCCATGGGAGAGAGTCGCCACAGCTGGACAGCAGTGATTATCGAGCAAGCCGATAAACAGTCGACTTGCTACCGTCGTGCGGTTTGGACGGACCAATTTGTTTGGCTGCAAGGTTTGCTGTGAAACATGTGTCCGAAGCCGAATTTCTGTTGACATTTCTTTCGCCTCCACTGACGCTGACAAACGGCGAATTGACTTTGATAAGAGAGTCGTTAAGCGATCGCTGAGATGCCTGTGTGATccgtattatttattcatagtGACAACTTGATgtgaaccgtgaaaatttatgCTCATTCCTACGTTAGCAGAGGAAGAACGTATTTGGAACTTCTGCTCTTGGGTCATcgctgaaaataaaatagaatcaAGCCGGAGCAAGGATTGAAACTTGGAGATTGCATTATGCAACGATTCTACCTCCTGCTGATATTGTGGATATGTGCAGGTATTTTTAACTTGGATATGTTTAAGTCATTTCGACAAATGCAATGCTCTGTCATTGAAAAAGTATTCATTCGAATTACTGCTTTATACTTGTGACGTTTCAATCGAACATGTCTAATAGAGGAACCAAGTATGTATCCATACTAAATTGCGATAATAAAACACGTTTTTGCATTACGtagttgaatgaaattttgtaagcttttcaaaaattcagaaatgaATACTAATCAAAGTCTGTTTATTATTCGAAATCAGTATCAGTGATAAGTTGAgtattttatcgattttgcaCGATTGAAACATCAGGTTCGTACAATAAATGTTTCCTTAGTACGCGTTGCaaataatagattttttttgttgtgcCCATGCTATAACAAACCGATGTTCTTAATTCTTCTCTTACAATAAGTGCGAAATATATTCAATACTATTATCCCTCTTCAATGCTACGAAAAAGAACGAATTTGTTGAAGTCACTTGGGGCTTTACATTTTATTCTGTTGCAAGTGTTGAAACTCATGATATGCCGCATGATGGATGGATATAgacattaaaatttttcaaccagcAGACCTTGTCGTTGAAAACATTTAAAGCGGATGACTTGGTTTTTTTAGTTATCTACAAGAACGAAGTGGATGTCCTGAACGTCAGGAGTTTTGAGGTGGATCTACATCGTGCGGCTTTTTATTCAGCTTCACGATGTATTTTCACTTGAATAGAAATATATGTCGCGTACATATACTTTTAATAACGATTTACTtatattcaactttttttttcagggacagttttatttatttagaatATTCTGATCCATGTACTTTGATCACTGCTAATCTCTGACGATACAATGATATATTCATCTTGAAACACAATGCAGCTTTGGTTGGTACTACATCACTGGCGTACGTACCATTTTTTCTCATGTGACACCCAAAATATTCAAGGGATTCAATCGATGAGTTACTTGCTTCATCGCCTGTTATGTAATCTTCAAATTCGATAAATTACGTCTGTAAAAATTTCCGATCTTCTGTATCTTTTCCGTGTCTGTCTTATGCACTGAATAGAAATTATCTGAATACACAATTTCCTTCAGGGATCGTCTCGATTCTAATTCCGTTCACTTTCATTGTCTTCTAGACGCAAAGTCGACAAATTACGTCGAACAAGGAACAATATTTCTACCTTTTCATAAAACAGAAACTTATCTCACTTAAATGAAGTTTGTGGTTATGTTTGTTGACTTTGAAGAAGAGTTTCTTATCACCTAAACGGGAACTTCACGTACGTGGTTGCTCGTACATAGCACTTTACTAATAATGATAGTACTATTGTTATCATAGTTTTCGCTATATTATTGCCATTACCATGCAGCTTGATGGCACTGTTGCTACTGGATACAGATCACTTTCTATGCAGAGGGATTCGTCAGTTACCGTAAAATAAATGAGTACATATTTCTGCATCACACGATAATTCATGCTCCTGTATAACATCGTGTATAATTACGTTGCATGTAGTCATACATAATCATAtgtttttgtattatataatcGATCGTGTTATACAATACACACAAATATGTCACCACATTGAGGCTCACACAATACGATatgattatttataacaacCTAGATAACAATTTCATAACATTTTGACGTTGTTCGCGTATTACGCAGTCAATATTGTACCGCTAATCTTGCGGCAAgcgtcaataaaaaaaaagaaagcagtgtgtaattttttatacacgacAATGAGAATCGAATTCTGTTATTGAGTGATATTTTCACCGTCATTGATCAGTGCTTTAACATTGCGCTCTGAACTTCATCTccagaagagaaaagaaactcTTTGTTCGTCAAAATACACTGGTTGTCCATAATTTGAACCGATACGTTACTTTCAGCTTCACCTCAGGATGGGTGGGGGTGAGAATCAGAGAAACCGAAAATCGGAATGGccagaattccgaatttaatGAActcgaataataaatatgagtgaaaaaatactaTCAGAAATTTCAGTCCAACATAGTGCCCACAAAAAGCTGCAGTTCACCTAAACTGTATTAAGTAGAGGGCTCTATTATCCGAAAACGTTAATCCAAGAATTCAGAGatgcagaatttaataatgtatAGAGTCAATATTCCAGAGGCTCAATCTGTAGTAAGTTTCATATTCTCAAATGCccaaatattatgaaaataaaagtgagaACTTGATCATCTAGAAACGGCGGAAAACAGATATCCAGAATGCGGAAGGACATTATTCAGAATCGTACAATTCGGAAAGATCGGTATTCCGAAAGTAACCGTATAGATGGCTTACCACCAGAATTTCACATTCCGTGTCTATCCAACTAATCTATTTTGACTTGTAAAATGTCTTATATACAGAATCGAACAAATTCTTTATTCAATAGTTATTCTtaatgaagaggaaaaaacgCGATGCAAATGGACAACCTTCAGTTGTTGAAGCTGGTGGGTTAGACCTTTAGAGTCTGGCCAACGATGTgcctctttttattttccatcttttttttgtctcattaAAATATTGATTACGATTTTTGGTATCATAAACTTATATTTCTGGGCTTCTAATATGATGTGAGTTATCGATTCTTCTGATATATTGCGATTCTTCATTCTAACGATTCTGACATACCGCAATTCTATATTCCGAGCCTTCTATGAGATTACTACTCGGAGTTCTAACCGTTCTGATTCTTGATCCTCCGCATTTATGAAttcgaataaatgaaaattctactttGTTATCCATCCGAAGGTGATTTGTTTGTGTTTGCGAGCAATCGCATTTGCCTCAATCTGCTAATggcctttcggaatttttgtCAGTTTGGTATTCTAAATTCtataacttcaaatttcgataccttcatattctattttcattattcctgGCTTACTGAAGATTCACCACTTTGTTCCTTCGCGGTTGTGAGTTTTCGATATATTCATGTTCGGAATTCTGACCATTCGGATTTGTCACCCGCACCCCTTAGGATTTTTATGAAGAGGCTGATGCTCATTCTACCGAACTAATGAACTGACGTTAACCATTCAAATCTTCCGTATTCGCAGCGGAATCTCTTCCCTGCGTGCCTCGAGATTTCGGAAATGGGGGAACAGTGTGCGTGTGCAACGCTACTTACTGCGACAGTACACCAGAGCTCGAAATTCCGGAAATCggttcgttcgtgcgatacgTCTCGAGCCGAGACGGCTTGAGATTGGATCCAACGGAGGGTGCTTTCACTAACGAATCGGCAACCGCTGACGTCACTCTTCAGCTGGATCTTAACACAACTTTTCAAAGTATTCACGGATTTGGAGGTGCTTTTACCGACGCGGCTGGCATcaacataaaattattgagCAATGCTACAGCGGACTACATACTCAGGTAATTCTTGTATTTGAAACACAACAGTTACCGGACGTTAGTGATAATTATGTGTCATTGACTCTTGCCCTTTTCATTGATATATTTCTACAATGGCAGATCGTGTAACCATTAGGcgatatattttaattgaaaacttTCGTCGATGAAATCATCGTATTATTGACAAAAGTTAATATACTCAGGAATATTCAGACGACATGAGAATCTTGAGGAAAATTCCGATCTCGAAAGTCTGATTTTGCTCAAATGTGAATTTAGATGAAACCTATCTCAAGGCTGATGATTTTattggatattgaaaaattaacgtttgCGATCTAAATTGTTTAGGTGATTATATGGTTGACAGGTTTCCAGcttcaaatattcaataacTGTGGGTTCTTTAGAAGACATGAATTCGTTATTCAATATTCGGATAATGCAATATGTCAGATGGAACTTAACGAGTAGCACGCATTTTGTTGTAAGTTAAACTCTCGTGGACCGGTTTCCCAGCAACTCTCTCGAATTACGGAAGAAGAACAAGCTCGCGAAACTTATGACCTACTAACGAGATTTTTAACGAAAGGATATCTGTGTCGGCTGGATTCGTCGGTAGATCATCGCAAAGAATATTCCATTTAAATTCTTCTGTGCTCATCCCAGTACATGATAACCTTACTTTCCACGAAATCAATCTCGAAGCTTCCTCATAGAGACTCTTCAATCGAGTCAATAACATCTGCCATTGTGTTTTGCGTTTAAACGGGCACCAGTTGAGTAGCTTAAAAAAATCCCGCAATTTTCAGGTCGTACTTTGGCGAGGAAGGTAGTAGATACAACCTAGGTCGTGTGCCCATTGGTGGGTCCGACTTCTCTACACGAGCATATACTTACGACGACACCCAGAGTGCTGATACGCAACTTCACAACTTTAGCCTGGCAGAGGAAGATATCAAGTACAAAATTCCACTGATGCAAGAGGCTCTTAGAATGAATCGCGATCTAAGATTTTTCGCATCTGCGTGGACTGCTCCGCCTTGGATGAAGACGAATAATGATTTCACGGGTTTCGGTGAGTACGCATATTGCAGTATTGCCAGTTCGGGGTCAACGATGTATCGATGGATATCGTGCATTATAACTCAAGTATGTACTTGGTAACTGCATTCCGCAGGGTTTCTCCTTGAAGAGTACTACCAGGTGTACGCTGAGTACACTGTGAAATTTATGGATGAGTACAAAAGATATGGACTCAAAATGTGGGCGATGACGACAGGCAACGAACCGTCTAACGGTATCGTACCAGTGGCTGGTATTAACAGCATGGGGTGGACACCGAGTGGCATGGGCAAATGGGTGGCGGAAAACCTCGGCCCTACCATGAGCAAATCCGAGCACAAAGATACGATAATTTTGGCTTTCGACGACCAGAAATTCGGCCTGCCCTGGTACGTCTCTGATATGTTTAGCAACAAGGTGGCAAAAAACTATACGGCCGGTATTGCATTTCATTGGTACTGGGATAGTATTGTACCTTCTTGGGTGATCGATCGAACCCATTATCATTTTCCTGAGAAGTTTCTGATCATGACCGAGGCCTCGGTTGGTTAGTTATGTCATTTTCAATCGACATATTGCATGCTAGATATTAACGGTCTTTTATAATAATCCGTTCGCCAAAATATCGTCTATTCGTACAGGAGATAAGCCATGGCAATTCGACAAAGTCATCTTAGGATCCTGGGAACGAGGGGAAATGTACATTACGGATATCATGGACGTAAGTATAATATCCGTTAACACGCGTGGCGAAAAGAGAGCATTCTTTTGCGAATGAAATGGCGGCAACTCGCTTGTAATGGATTCGTTGATCTTAAAGAATCTGCAACATTGGGTTACCGGCTGGGTGGACTGGAATTTAGCTCTTAACCGTCATGGTGGTCCCAATTGGAGGAGCAACTTTGTTGATTCTGCAATCATCGTGAATACTGAGAATGACGAGTTTTACAAACAACCAATGTTCTACGGCTTAGCACACTTTAGTAAATTCATTCCACGAGGTTCTGTCAGATTGAAGCTCGGTCAGGAGGGAAGGTCTACAATTGCTGTCGCCTTCAAGACTCCGGACAATAAGATTGTTATAGTTCTGTACAATACGTGAGTTCAAGATATATTATAATCGGATTTCAATCGGTATCCATCAGACAGGTGAATTATCAGTTACGACCAGTTTTCGTTAcagtttacaataaattgtctacgtaatatttttcaaatgtccTGTTTTGGCAATACaactcatttttcgttttagaCTCACTGAAAATCAGCATGCAGTTATCCTTGACCAAGAAAGAGGAAACATCGACTTACAGCTACCACCGAAATCCATTCATACCATTGTGTATAAGTGACCACACACTGTTAATCGATTGGTCACTTCTAAGCAATTGCGTAAATTTTGTCGATTTGAATGCGGGCAAAAATGAGCAATAGCAGTATTCGGTACAATAGCGGAGGGTCTAAGGTATATTAAAACATTGTTGAATCAAATAACGTAATACATATCTTgttttgatttcaaaaataattttcgtcacaacgtcaattttttgaaattttcagagattTTTTGCTATTCAGTTAGATTTTTAAAGATATATAAGCCAAATAAGCCATCAGCCAAAAGCCATAAAAATCATGATTGATCTATTAATCTAGCtctatagaatttattttatcacaataactgcaattttttgctattttccgcaattttcaggttttttttttgaaatttacataaatttcaaaaggCTTATGGTTGAATAAACTTCAGATTTGGATTCAGCGGACCAAAATACATAAAAGTCACACTTGGTCTTTAGttccatatatttttttctgaccaAAACTGCTAATTTTTTGcgatttactcaaaattttgagggtgTACGAGAAAAGCCgacttcagattcggattcagcgcgtcaaaatacataaagatAGGTAGGTCTGGTCAAAAGTACaagccactttttttttcttttttttttgtgggccGGTGTAATTAATAGACCGCTGGACTCGTtagtagaataattttttgatgattATCTGACAGGCAATTCTTGTTCCGTGTAAAATATACTTCATACACTGTTTAGAGCACGTTTAAATGCTTTCCCATTCATTATCCcgattatttcaacaacttggCTCTTAGAATCCTGACATAAAAGCATCATTATTCCAGAAAGCCAAGCCATACTTGGTGTAATTTTTACGCGGCAATATCATTGTAGATGAAAGATCCCATATAAATTATGCTTACAGATCAATTCGTTACGGTTGAAAACTTCGCAACGCTGGTTCTggtatttttcttcatacGTTCATTCGCATCATGTGTCACGCAGTTGACGGTTTGTTTACGAAATGGAATCGTAATTACGTTTTTATCGACCGAGTGCGGGCGATCAACTCTTGTGCTGTCTCCGTAAACTTCTCGGATCGAGTTATTTTTTGTCCAATACGTTATATATACGTTACAAAAGTATGTCGTACAATTATTCGTAAATTAATTGATGGTCATTGAAAATTCTTGATCGAACCGACGATTTCGATGATCTTGGAAATGTGTGTATCGACTCTCCGTGCATCGATCGTATTGATTTAGGGCTTAAATGAAAGCTCTTAAAATATATAAGCgtataaaatttgtgaaatgtcGAATTTCATCGTCAGAGCGAACGAATATCTGATAATATTTTCGCCGGTAGTGCATTGGTTCCCAcgcgtttatttatttattttttttttataatgaacTTGGCGCTGATCTtgatatatgtaatatacatgaATCTTATTTTTGAAGCGTCTGATGAACGGCCCGGATTACGGTGCGTCGTTTATTGGAGTATGTCCGTGCACAGACAGTCTTGCAAGTATTTTTATTCGCAAAATGGAATGCTCTGTATTTGCCGCCAGCATTTGTTTGTACTTAAGCTATTCCAGCATCGCACAAAACGTTGAATAAACGCACGCTAGACGCTTTGAATAAACTTATAAATGCATCGGGTATGTAAAAGGTCACACGTCACTCATAAGTCAGACGTGTTCAGCTTAGTCGATTAATATCCCGCATGAGGCAAATATAGCCCGAGACTTGTTTCCAAAAGTAGCTACAATCAGAATCCAAGAGTCGGTAGCAGGAGAGTTATTCCCAAAAGCCTGCCAAGGTCGTTCGAGGTTCGCCCTGTTCATCGGAAGTGAAGATTcgcttatgctctttgaacCTCTCCTCACGGCTAGAGCAAACGCGAGGTACATGGTTCTTACGTCCCAGTCGATAATTATGGCTGTACCCTCTTTGTACCGTAACCTACCGACGTGCAATTACCATAAGACAGCGCCCATGCTCGTACCATAGCCTTGAAGATCAATATCGATCTAGATTCAGTTACCATCTTGGTGTGCAATGATTTCGCACCGACAATCTGCATACAAAATACCATCTGTGATTTCGCAAGCGAGCTAATGTTCATGTAATGCcatgcaatatatatatatatatataatattatatataaaatttacttCATATCTTCAATTCCAACTCACACATAGACCATATGGGTCTACAATCTAAATCCACGGAACTCAGACTCATGAACCCTGACTGACGAAACGCGAGcaacgtgataaaaaaaaaagagcagtTCACAAAGTATCATTCTGAGAATTCAACCATGCATTCTTGCAACTAACTATCTTGTCGGCACCGCATCGATTAGCATCTTCAAGACCAATCGGCTTGCACTGACGTAGCTAAGAACCAATCAGGAGTCTCTTCCAGATCTCCCACTATCGAAGATCCTTTTCGAACCAGACTAATGCAAAAGAGAATGACTTCGGACATCGAAAGAGAATGAACTGAATTGATTGCAGAATCAATTTAGACTCCGGACGATTCAGAATACTTTGAAATTAAGAATATTATGGATCATTCTGAATCGTAGAACACTCACCTTCGGAACCTTCGAACTTCAGTATAACTAACCTAGTGAATAATAACATTGTAGAACCAAATCTCGAAAATCGATTCAACCAACATCTTATTGTTGATAAACgtgtattttgaattgaattgttGTATAAAACGAATCATTCTCATCACGCATAGTGATAGTTGGCGCGACCCGCAATATAATTCCAGATCAAAACAGGCTGCACGAGAAATGCTACCGAGACCTTAACACCACAAGGTTTGTGAATCAAATTAAAGTCGAAAATCACGCAGTGAAGAAAAGATTTCTTGCGACGTTCTTCCCACAATGTAATATGGTGACAAATCGTGAAAGCAATAGTTCAGGTAAGTTTATCATTTCGTACTTTATTTTGTACTGATGAGAGTTCGATTTCATCtgatattattgaaattaaacaacCATGCGTTGTGATTGAGattaaaaaatggcaaaacGCTCTGGGGACGATGTGAGTCGAGAATGTCGTTTGCGTGAAGCTGTGAATTATTTTGAGGATGAGAGCGAAGACGACGTTGATTTTgtagttataaaatttcaataaatagtTTCAAATCGAATAATGTTTATATTTCTTACCAAAACCTCCTACGCTTacacctaaaaaaaaattatatgttcGTGTAAAAAGTAAGGGTTCCAATTTCATAAAAtgattttgcaatattttttctcgaaagGAACACTCTAGAGCTTTAATTTGCTTTTTTAACCGTTCAATTTCATATATTTGCCTCAGAGTtacgaatttttgaagatacCAACTTATTTCAGGAGTTTAGGtgtttattgttatttgtatatgaattattttagaaaatttccatgcttcagaatttttttcagattttaaaaaatacgttttctaAGTTATTTGAATGTTTGTCGTACCTAACTCGAAAAGGAATCACTTTTAAAATCACTTTTATTACAAGTAACTAATGAGAAAATCAACTTTCGACTGCCCTGGTTCTCCGTTTGactagaaaatttgaaaatttgtgaattttagCTAACCGAAACTTTCGATCAATTGTAAGTATATAAACCGAGCATTGCCTCAAACCATTAGAAACTTGCAAGTGTCTATTACTCCAACAGCTTTGATTACACTACGCAGATATTGACAAAGAGGCCGTTTACTTCACTGACAGATTCAAAGTGTTGCAACATTGTCGAAGTCACATTCTTATCATTCACAGTGAAAGTCATTCTTTGCGCATCCCGGGACTGTGGCAATAATTGAACGGTCCGTATCTGCAACGCTACATATTCTGACAGTTACCCGGAATGCTCGGTTCCGGTTTTCGGCTGCATCAAAATTTCAGCTGAGAATCATTCACCTGGCCCAACTTACGCCCGAAATCAGGGTCTCATATCAGGGATCGAGAGACCTTGACAGTCTGACCTTGTTGTATAAACTTGACGTATTTCAATATACGCTGCAGTTTCGGACATACCGATTGCCAAAGTTGATGTGGgatgaaaattcttcttcttctccgcCCTTCGACGGAACGCAGCTTGGGACCCATTGAGTTCAAATTCAAGAGAGCggttaattttatcgaaatctcGCCACCTATCGAATTTGAAGTGAATCCAATCTCGGACTTGGAAGGAAAGAATTAATGAAATTGTTAGGCACCGAACGCTTCGTGGGACCTCATTACGTATCGAAACGCTATGGATGTTGAAATTCGAGTTTCAAAAAGTAGTACAAGTCGTGGAAATATTGCCAGGATATGTCAGAACGCGAATATAAAGAGTGACGTCAACCAATGTGTCATATTTTCCTTATTATCAAAATCATGCAGTTTCCTGCCATGGCACCGGAAACGCGAGCGGACAGATAAAAAGCGCGACGGAACACTCGCAACCgcgaaagattttttcactCCAAATATGGCTTTTGGACTTACCGTTGAAAGTACCACAATTTTAATGATGAATTTGTTTGACTCCTAAAAAAAAGCTCTTGGtgtgaaaatttacattttattcgtAACAACTCAATTGTCAGTCTTCCTGCATGAaacatcatttttattgttcaaCCTTTTCATGTAACTTGCGGAAATAAGAAGAACGTAATTCCAATACGTGAAGCcttgaaacttgaaagaaaatgacaaGGGTTGTTTCCAGTTTgtttttatctgaaaaatgataaaattcaacgtaATAACGTTTTTGAAAGAGGTAGGTCATCGCaaggaaagaaatattaattgCTTAAACGCAAGTACAAATGATGATCGGAATCGTTGGATCGTGTAGTTTCCTATAATATCGGCAGAGTCGATTATTGCGACAGCAAAATAACTTCCGCAGGCTACCGGAATTTATAGGCATATTGTTTGATGCCATTCGTGTGGAATAGTTGACAAATTTTGCAAGAAtgcaaaacaaaattttctatcATGCAAACAGTGGCGTAtctttcgaaataaaatggTTTCACAAGAAATTGATTCGGAAACATATATTATTGTTCGGATCTCCCtgcgccattttttttttttcatgcgcCGCGTAGCTGATGGTCAgtcatggaaaaattttcctccgGAATCGATGATGTCATGCAGCTACCGAGACCACATCCTTCACTGTTAGTGAGTCTGCTACGCATGTATTTGTAATCAGGGATCGTGATAAGCATACACGGTGGTTCTAATCACCCAATTAAATTGCATGAGACTCGATACCTTAGGCGCAGAATTATGCTGAGTAtcacaataattttgtttaaaaatcgatGCCTGAAGTTGACCATTAAAGGAAAGTTGCGTTTCAACAAAAACACAATCTGCGTAACCACATAAATGCATGCGTCGTCTTTGTTACAAAACTTTCTGCCTTTTCCGAAAGTAGTTTGGTTGCAATTCCTGCTTTGAATCAAGCAAAGTCGATCGATCGTTTGGAGGAAATTTTTAGGGGGTGGggactgaaaaataaaatcaaaaacattccaatttcgaacaaaaacTGTGGTAGCGCAATGTAATTGTGATTTTGACGTTGTGACGCCGCCTGGTTAGTCACAATTACGCGTTAGACTAATCAAAGTCGTGGGGTAATTATGGTCGGGCTTTTTTCACTCAGTGCTTATCAAatcaaagaaagaagaaaaaaataaccataattagaaaaatagaGACAGATGATAATGTATAAAAAGCCGACGTAATAACCGTGTGCCTCATGTGTCCGCAAATCGCGGTTGCGCAAAGACGCGAGTTTTTTTGCAAATAGAGTGTGTCGTTTGACAAACGTATCGAGAGAAGCACAAGTCGTGGAATTGACTGTACATTACTGATAAGTATTGAATTTTGACTTATACTCCGTTCAAGtggaattattgaaataatttatcgcaATGGCGGGAAAAAAGGGGAAGCCTGGTGCATCACCGAACAAAGAATTCCAAACGAaacaaacgaagaaaaagaagggcGAGGCGAAACGTGAGACGTCAGGTAATtgaagaagtgaaaaattataataattttattaatatattgcGTTCGCGTAATATTCGTAAATTCATGAATCGAATTATTTCTAAAACAGCATATATACTCATTGGCAGATCTAGCTCTATCGACAAACATACGTCAATCAATGAAATACAATTTAGAATTTAACGTGGAATTTGTTGTCAATATTTAGAGAGTAACAACGGGACCATTCCATCGAACGAACCAACTGCTTCGACGTCGGGAACTTCACCTTCGGAAACCATCGAAAGTTCCAAGAAACTAAGCGATTGCGGTAATAAAGTTGGGGTTCGGAAACAGGATTCTGTTTGCATTGTCTATTGGAATGTGGCAGGCATCAAAAATCTTGAGAAGTTCAAAAAGGAATTGATCAAAACGGATATACTCTGTCTAACAGAGACTTGGTGTAAATTGCAATCAGAAATAACTAAGTACCTCGATTCATACGATGTCCAGCTGTTACCAGCTATCAAGTATCACAACCGTGGGCGTGCGAAAGGTGGTGTGGCGATAGCACTgagcaaaaataaatacaagtaTAATGTTATTAAATATGAAACGGACACTCTTGCTCTGAAAGTAAAGCgtggtgattttgaatttatattaattatagtATACTGGAACTTTGAGATGAGCGATAAAGTCCGTACGGATA is drawn from Neodiprion fabricii isolate iyNeoFabr1 chromosome 3, iyNeoFabr1.1, whole genome shotgun sequence and contains these coding sequences:
- the LOC124179119 gene encoding lysosomal acid glucosylceramidase-like gives rise to the protein MQRFYLLLILWICAAESLPCVPRDFGNGGTVCVCNATYCDSTPELEIPEIGSFVRYVSSRDGLRLDPTEGAFTNESATADVTLQLDLNTTFQSIHGFGGAFTDAAGINIKLLSNATADYILRSYFGEEGSRYNLGRVPIGGSDFSTRAYTYDDTQSADTQLHNFSLAEEDIKYKIPLMQEALRMNRDLRFFASAWTAPPWMKTNNDFTGFGFLLEEYYQVYAEYTVKFMDEYKRYGLKMWAMTTGNEPSNGIVPVAGINSMGWTPSGMGKWVAENLGPTMSKSEHKDTIILAFDDQKFGLPWYVSDMFSNKVAKNYTAGIAFHWYWDSIVPSWVIDRTHYHFPEKFLIMTEASVGDKPWQFDKVILGSWERGEMYITDIMDNLQHWVTGWVDWNLALNRHGGPNWRSNFVDSAIIVNTENDEFYKQPMFYGLAHFSKFIPRGSVRLKLGQEGRSTIAVAFKTPDNKIVIVLYNTLTENQHAVILDQERGNIDLQLPPKSIQIGRASGRGG